The genomic interval TAGATACTTCCATTTACAAAATCTGGATCGAGGAACGTATTCACATGAAATCCCCGATTCATATTCTCTCTGGTACCTTACAGGCCTCGTTTCTGCATTTTTCAAAAAAGGGAGTGCGACAAAGATAAAGACCGGGACCAGCGTCCTGTTCCACTGGCCTCAGGCCAGGCTGCTACAGCCTTAACAACCCCCCCACGTCCACCACGCCACGTACTCACACACTAAACCCCACAAAAGTTCAAATTCACCAACCCTCCCAAATACATATCATAGATACATACATTTATACCTGGGACACTAATACCTGAGACACTAATGTGGGTACTAATGTGTGTTTGCATGGCGAGTGAGTGTGATAGTCAGAGTGAGCAGTAGGCTGAAGGTAATTACTGAGAGGCTTTTCTTAGAACCCTCCCTCTCAGAATTTCACCCTCCCAGGAAGCATGCAATAGTTCTAGGAATTAAGTGATTCCCATTCTCCTCCCTCGCTGACTCGCCCACTGACTCAGATTCAGCCTGACACGTTCAATCCAGCCAGCCTGTTCTGCCTCGGAGATCGGCTGGGTACACACCagtggaggagctataggaggacgggctcattgtaatggctggaacggattAAATGGAACGGTGTCAAACACATCAAATCACGTTTTACTCCGTTCCACTGATTCCATTCCAGCGAATACactgagcccgtcctcctatagctcctcccaccagcctcctctggtacgCACTTTAACCGGTGGGGGTCGTTTTCTGTTATAAAGGTAACTTTAGACGTTGATGTTGTGTAACAAACAAGATTTTTTCTGTGGATGTAGGCCTATAAAGCTCATTGTGGCCATTGACCCACCAAAAGAGAACAGGACATTGAAGACAGAAGCAGTATGACTCATGTTGAATATTATTTTTTATAGAAAAAGGGATATATACAGATATGTAAAAAATGACCAAAATAAAACATTGAAAATGCATCTCACTGGAAAACAATTCACTACCACAGCACGAGGGTGGGGAGCATATCCCCCACAGCACGAGGGTGGGGAGCATATCCCCCATAGCACGGGGATACACTACAGTTCGCACCACGTTTTGTTTTCCAGTGAATCTCATGCGGCGGGGTTCGCAGAACTCCACTTCCCCCTCTGAGAAATACAAAAACGAGACACCATTTTCTGAAAGGTTCTTTCCCAGACATGGTCTCATGACCAACCATGTGTCCGATGTGGCTTTATTACTGACCAGTGCAGTAATGTGGTTTCCAGCTGCCAGGGACCAATTTCTGACAGGGCTCCTCGAGATTTAGTTGAACGGTTTAGTTTAATTCAGCTCTGCCCTCCATAGGGGTGTAGATCACAGGACCCTCATACCTGGAAGGGGTAGTCCTGCAGGAAGCGCACCAGTGGGCGTGGCAGAGGCAGTTGGTCAGGACAGTCTGTGCTGCAGTTGATGGTGAGGCGTGCAAGGTGCTGTAGGGAGGGGAAGGCCTGGGGCTTGTGCAGGGCCCGCTTGAGCTTCAGCAGTACTGTGCTCTCCTGAACTGTCCTCTGGGCAGGCTTGCCACCATGAGTTTCCTCCACCTTCCCCTGCTGCACCTTCCTCCCTGGTCCCACATAATACTGCACCATGCTAGGCACATCAGGGAAGGACAGAAGGCTGGGTCGGGCTGGCGAGCTGGAGTCTAGCAGAAACCGGGCTCCACTGTACTGGATGCGTATACTGGTAGGGCCACGGGCAGTCCTAACAGACAGGGTCAGCATGTACAGGGGATGGCTGCTGTCTCGAATCAGAAAGGCCCCTTCTGACGCTGCCTGGAGAGCTGCATGGGCCTGACCTGCTGTGATGGCTCCCCAGTACCAGCCTGCAGAGATGGGTCAAAGGTTATTCACTTATTCAATGGTTTAGATTTGAGTGATAAGCCTGTAGTAAACAGTTGGCTGGATGATTTGAAACGCAATTATGAAAAACATTAAAACAAGAAACAATGATGGGGTTTCAGAGAGCCTGTTGGACTGAGTTCACATTTTTAATATTGCATTTTGCATTACCTGAGGTATCAAGGTAGAATGTGTTGTTGGTGATGGTGCGCAGGTCTTTTGTGGGGTCCCACTGCGGAGAGGTGCTGTGAATGCAGTGAGGGGAGGAGACGCTCCCTGTCCGCATTCCTAGGTGGCCCTCTGTGGGTGTACCAGAcagcagtggtctagggctgtAAACAAGAGACCACAATAATAAGCACGGGACAAGTGTAGGAAACAGTAGGGGGACACTAGTATATCTATCCCGTTTAACCTTCCCTTACATTTCCCACTACTCTGTTATAGGATAGTCCTAACACAAGGATAGTCCTAACACGAGGATAGTCCTAACACGAGGATAGTCCTAACactaaatgtttgtttttgtatCGCTTTTGCACGCACCAAGTTCATCATTTGGAAATGGTGGCTTTGGAAAACCTCAATTCTCTACATTAAATCTCAGAcagctgcctgcctccctcccttgaACATTGGCCAGACAAAGAGCCCACACATCAAGCAGTCACAGACTGTGAGTGTGAATTGATTGAGATGCTCCGTAACAGGTGTTAAGACTGTTAAAATTGGTAGTATTATAATATGAATCCCCATATGTACATTTTCAAGCCTACATAAAACAACTTCAAATGAGAATACCACAAATAGCCATGCACACTTTCTAGATGGGTTCTTGAAATGTGGTGGCATTTGCGTCCCTTTGCAaccataatatataatatatgccatttagcagacgctttaatccaaagcgatttacagtcgtgtgcatacattttacatatgggtggcaCAGGGAATCAACCCACAACTCTGGCCTTGCcaacgccatgctctaccaactgagccacacaggaaaaACACTTTGTATTGTTTATATTGAACTGTTTATCAATGATAAAACATATTGCAAATCCTTAATACTGCAAAACCTTATGTTTATGCATTGTTTAAAGTACTTAGGGTTGGCAAATTGGCTTGTCCCAGTAGTGATGTGTAGAGTTGTAGTGACATGTTTTGGGGATTTCGAGATATCTATCTATTATTTTGAATGCTAGACAGTGAACGGGAGTATTTCATATATTCTacagatcaataaaaacaaaGAAGGCTataaaaataacaacaacaaaaaaattatttACTAGTACAATGTCTGTCCCTCAATATTATGTCATTGGTGTTAGCGCCTTGAACATCACTGATTACCAAGATATACAAGGACCTTGAGCATTCTCTCCAGTGGCAAACTTTTATCCGGGGAGGAGTTTTAGTCCAGTCTCCTTTTCAGCTAATTTatcacctgatttacttaacaaaagaCAGATCTCAATAGGGAGTCCAAGTGTCCTCTGACATGGCACAAGTGGGAGTGGGGGGAAAGGCCGATGACATCAGAAGGCACCTCTTTGTATCTCTTTGAACGGCCTACTCCATGAAGTTTGCAGTTGTGCctaaaaaaaaacactattttgctgAAAACATTTGTTTACCCTTAAGTgtgtgtacattactgtatttgtACATGAgacattgtttttcaacaggaaaataatcCATAAAAGCTGGGGTGCTTCTTTAATGAAAATATTAGCTCTCACATCCTTTGAGCAGGCCTATGTCATACGTTTGAGGATTTCATAAGTGCTGGTGGGTCTAAATCTAATGTGTTACATGGTGTTCGTCAATTAAATGAAGGGAACTAACATTGTGAGCAAAGTTATTACTAAGATCACTTTAGTAAATGATTTGTAAAGGATTGATAACCTTAGATTTGAGCATTTGAGGCGTCTATTTCAGAAAATACTAATGAATCTAAAATGTTTAATTTGTTCTCATGAGGTTTCCATACAATTGGAAAcacattttcatgtgaatattctaaaatgcGCATAAAGAAAAGATGCGCATTTTCCCAACAGTGGTGTTTCCACCCGAATTCCCGACCCAACAAGGTCGAAAATCTGTCCATGTGtaaccctaattgcttctgtaaATCGCTcttg from Salvelinus fontinalis isolate EN_2023a chromosome 18, ASM2944872v1, whole genome shotgun sequence carries:
- the LOC129814962 gene encoding cytokine-inducible SH2-containing protein-like, which gives rise to MILCVQGPRPLLSGTPTEGHLGMRTGSVSSPHCIHSTSPQWDPTKDLRTITNNTFYLDTSGWYWGAITAGQAHAALQAASEGAFLIRDSSHPLYMLTLSVRTARGPTSIRIQYSGARFLLDSSSPARPSLLSFPDVPSMVQYYVGPGRKVQQGKVEETHGGKPAQRTVQESTVLLKLKRALHKPQAFPSLQHLARLTINCSTDCPDQLPLPRPLVRFLQDYPFQV